The following proteins come from a genomic window of Henningerozyma blattae CBS 6284 chromosome 4, complete genome:
- the TBLA0D05460 gene encoding SAPS family protein (similar to Saccharomyces cerevisiae SAP185 (YJL098W) and SAP190 (YKR028W); ancestral locus Anc_1.268) produces the protein MSGAFWNFGNDYNQASVLSKLLDIAFIPIHHHHNHTNHNEDDKDLSITIESSSKDSNDTLINEDLDAANDIDATTALDEDHATHESGPINDEDFVHYNPNLDILDELLDNEDLYTELMCSNFKLLGYLKYPVILDKLIDCITEESIINFKEDIEKNSLNDDNDEDNEDERIIEDEETPEFKKARIATEILSTDIWAISNTLIENHFLLDKLWKILSDSSDISMLFSTYFMKINDRLLDMDVNSMIDYILDQSNLVDLFIKHIQNPILMDFLPKIITTDTQDSSNGVIHLLMNQNLIPKLIDCLNPHNDSGQDFSSTVTAAADFLKAIITISGGSDNEMVSIIGPNELTRQLSSSVIMENLIKNMLQGGPSLNNGISIIIELIRKNNSDYDYINLTSTTLKTHPPNDRDPIYLGHMLKLFIKYMQDFQDLLTSKTIDNLKTSFGEIEPLGFERFKICELIAELLHCSNMALMNDPDAESIVKERDYARRLYIRQKYSQQSSIDNNYNHDQDVDMQVENDLALEADNSELTPDAKLNVSSPTDHELSHQMDILKLRNSQGSSNDDLDDSETPTDKSTNTLNIQQENYENSMLDENDAPILIGDALKISLETTGILSEIIKMFFKFPWNNFLHNVVFDIIQQLLNGPLETGYNKNLLIEIFKNDDLSDLIILGDAKSLEYQVENGLGLGYQGYLNLIAEEIVKFVNYVEEMDLSIKELNIILEILANENWKNFIDTRLTIARENYNTPLGDFTEDNLPDIDRSLGEEEIKLLESDVNQHYLDVDKEDQDLEDDMEHDLISENELYEDIVEHPQQLAMEDDEYMSQEQQDEEENDEMQDNDEDRKSINTNDYDNEDNEPTRYYEYTDPSGRKTTLHLTLTDNEDELTPLTKQEHRKDEDGDEEMIDEENNIPAEEDIKMSPANIVTLKATPTDPKLSKKNIVQKDFHVSSKESGNDVTNINDNDNENANKTENENENNDSLKRSIKIDPSLDEHSSKKSNLAEFNSPTSQSILKKPQDNLETVDGVDLGTVKKGKSKKKIKKRIKITMDKCTPCVILHQQIVVSHGMIMNQHIVFMV, from the coding sequence ATGTCAGGTGCATTCTGGAATTTTGGTAATGATTATAACCAAGCTTCTGttctttcaaaattattagatatagCATTCATACCgattcatcatcatcacaATCATACCAACCATAACGAAGATGATAAGGATCTTTCAATTACTATTGAATCAAGTTCGAAAGATAGTAACGATACCCtaattaatgaagatttagaTGCTGCAAACGACATAGATGCCACAACCGCACTAGATGAAGATCATGCCACGCATGAATCGGGACCTATCAACGATGAAGATTTTGTTCATTATAACCCAAACCTAGATATATTGGACGAGTTATTAGACAATGAAGATTTATACACAGAGCTAATGTGctcaaatttcaaattattaggTTACTTAAAATATCCGGTAATattagataaattaattgattgtATTACTGAAGAATCgatcattaattttaaagaagatattgaaaaaaattccttaaacgatgataatgatgaagataacGAAGATgaaagaattattgaagatgaagaaacaCCAGAATTTAAAAAGGCAAGAATAGCAACTGAAATTTTGTCTACAGATATATGGGCTATTTCGAACactttaattgaaaatcattttcttttagaTAAGTTATGGAAAATACTTTCAGATTCATCAGATATATCTATGTTATTTTCCACATATTTCatgaaaattaatgatCGTCTACTAGATATGGATGTCAATTCAATGATAGATTATATCTTGGATCAATCGAATCTTgtagatttatttattaagcATATTCAAAACCCAATATTAATGGATTTCTTACCTAAAATAATTACCACTGATACTCAAGATTCTTCAAATGGGGTAATTCATCTCCTTATGAATCAGAATTTAATTccaaaattaatagattgTTTGAATCCACATAATGATTCTGGTCAAGATTTTTCATCCACTGTAACAGCCGCTGCAGATTTTTTGAAGGCTATTATTACAATCAGTGGTGGTTCAGATAATGAAATGGTTTCAATAATAGGTCCAAATGAATTAACAAGACAGCTATCATCATCTGTGATTATGGAAAACTTgattaaaaatatgttaCAAGGTGGTCCCTCGCTAAATAAtggtattagtattatcattgaattgattagaaaaaataattcagattatgattatattaatttaaccTCAACTACATTAAAGACACATCCTCCAAATGATAGAGATCCTATTTATTTGGGTCATAtgttaaaattatttatcaaatacaTGCAAGATTTCcaagatttattaactagtaaaacaattgataatttaaagacCTCCTTTGGTGAAATTGAACCATTAGGCTTTGAAcgatttaaaatttgtgAATTGATTGCCGAGTTATTACATTGTTCCAATATGGCATTAATGAATGATCCTGATGCTGAATCAATCGTGAAAGAACGTGATTATGCGAGAAGATTGTATATTAGACAAAAATATTCCCAACAAAGCtctattgataataattataatcatGATCAAGATGTTGATATGCAAGTTGAAAATGACCTTGCTTTGGAAGCTGATAATAGCGAACTTACACCAGATGCAAAATTAAATGTCTCTTCTCCAACAGATCATGAGTTATCTCATCAAATGGATATACTCAAGTTAAGAAATTCTCAAGGTAGCAGTAATGATGATTTGGATGACAGTGAAACTCCAACTGATAAATCAACTAATACTTTAAATATCCAGCAAGAGAATTATGAAAATAGCATGttagatgaaaatgatgcACCAATATTAATCGGTGATGCGTTAAAAATATCTCTTGAAACTACAGGGATCCTATCTGAGATTATCAAAatgtttttcaaattccCATGGAATAACTTTTTGCATAATGTAgtttttgatattattcaaCAGCTTTTAAATGGGCCATTAGAAACTggttataataaaaatcttttaattgaaattttcaaaaatgaCGATTTATCTGATTTAATCATATTAGGTGATGCGAAAAGCTTAGAATATCAAGTTGAAAATGGTCTTGGTTTAGGTTATCAAggttatttaaatttaattgctGAAGAAATTGTTAAATTCGTCAATTATGTTGAAGAAATGGATTTATCTATTAAggaattaaatataattctaGAAATTTTAGCCAAtgaaaattggaaaaatttcatcGATACTAGATTAACAATTGCAAGAGAGAATTATAATACACCATTAGGTGATTTCACAGAAGATAATTTACCAGATATTGATAGAAGTCTTGGTGAAGAGGAAATTAAACTACTGGAATCAGATGTTAATCAGCATTATTTGGATGTTGATAAAGAAGATCAAGATTTAGAAGATGATATGGAGCACGATCTTATCAGTGAAAATGAACTTTATGAAGATATAGTGGAACATCCTCAACAATTGGCAATGGAAGATGATGAATACATGTCCCAAGAACAGCAAGAcgaagaagaaaatgatgaaatgcaagataatgatgaagacAGAAAATCCATAAATACAAATGattatgataatgaagataatgaaCCTACCCGATATTATGAATATACCGATCCCAGTGGTCGTAAGACAACTCTACATTTAACTTTGAcagataatgaagatgaacTCACGCCATTAACAAAACAAGAGCATAGAAAGGATGAAGATGGTGATGAAGAGATGATTGATgaggaaaataatattccagCTGAAGAAGATATCAAAATGTCGCCTGCTAACATAGTAACTTTAAAGGCTACTCCCACAGATCCAAAATTatccaagaaaaatattgttcaAAAAGATTTCCATGTTTCGTCAAAGGAAAGTGGAAATGATGTCAccaatattaatgataatgataatgaaaatgctaataaaactgaaaatgaaaatgaaaataacgATAGTCTCAAGCGCTCTATAAAAATTGATCCATCCTTGGACGAACATTCTAGTAAGAAAAGTAATTTAGCTGAATTTAATTCTCCTACATCTCAAAGCATACTGAAGAAACCGCAAGACAATTTAGAAACTGTAGATGGAGTCGATCTAGGGACAGttaaaaaaggaaaatcaaagaaaaaaataaaaaaaagaataaaaataacaatggACAAATGTACCCCATGTGTGATTCTTCATCAACAAATAGTAGTTTCTCATGGgatgataatgaatcaGCACATAGTGTTCATGGTGTAG
- the MRPL49 gene encoding mitochondrial 54S ribosomal protein bL21m (similar to Saccharomyces cerevisiae MRPL49 (YJL096W); ancestral locus Anc_1.270), whose translation MFHLSRLGLSQLTQNFTSPLLCSTSNSFRQIIPKASFIGLHTQYSTLSEPIDHKDASATSSNILENTIKSTTDLTPLKLSNELYASFRIHNRPYLVTLGDKVILPFKLKQADVGDTLKLTDVTKIGSRNYTFVDNPIDPKLYSLKAIVIEKTKGNFM comes from the coding sequence ATGTTTCACTTGTCAAGATTGGGGCTTTCTCAGCTTACCCAAAATTTTACATCTCCCCTACTTTGCTCAACTAGTAATTCATTTAGACAGATAATTCCTAAAGCAAGCTTTATAGGCTTACATACCCAATATTCAACCCTTTCAGAGCCAATTGACCATAAAGATGCATCTGCTACAagttcaaatattttagaaaatacaATCAAAAGCACAACTGATTTAACTCCATTAAAGCTCTCCAATGAACTATATGCATCATTTCGCATTCATAATCGCCCATACTTGGTTACTCTCGGTGATAAGGTTATATTACCATTCAAACTGAAACAAGCAGATGTTGGGGACACTTTGAAACTAACAGATGTCACTAAAATTGGTTCAAGAAACTACACATTCGTTGATAATCCGATCGATCCAAAATTGTATAGTTTAAAAGCTATTGTTATAGAAAAAACGAAAGGAAATTTCATGTAA